In a genomic window of Vigna angularis cultivar LongXiaoDou No.4 chromosome 6, ASM1680809v1, whole genome shotgun sequence:
- the LOC108341146 gene encoding cytochrome b-c1 complex subunit 6-1, mitochondrial: protein MADEEPVDQKRYLEESCKPKCVKPLLEYQACIKRIHGDESGQKHCTGQYFDYWFCVDKCVAPKLFTKLK from the exons AT GGCCGACGAGGAACCTGTTGATCAGAAGAGATATCTTGAAGAGTCTTGCAAGCCAAAATGTGTAAAACCTTTACTGGAATACCAG GCGTGCATTAAAAGGATACATGGCGATGAATCCGGGCAGAAACACTGCACTGGacaatattttgattattggttttgtgttGACAAATGT GTCGCGCCCAAGCTATTCACCAAACTGAAGTGA
- the LOC108343183 gene encoding serine decarboxylase 1 isoform X1, producing MVGSVNSLNEDLRMNGAVEPLPEDFDATALIMDPVPSPVVDNGSVNEEVQINKEKEKRLIVLGRNIHTMCLEVTEPDADDEVTGDREAYMAGVLARYKRALTERTKHHLGYPYNLDFDYGALSQLQHFSINNLGDPFIESNYGVHSRQFEVGVLDWFARLWELEKNEYWGYITNCGTEGNLHGILVGREVFPDGILYASRESHYSVFKAARMYRMECVKVDTLWSGEIDCDDFKAKLLQNQDKPAIINVNIGTTVKGAVDDLDLVIKKLEEAGFSQDRFYIHCDGALFGLMMPFVKRAPKVTFKKPIGSVSVSGHKFVGCPMPCGVQITRLNYVNALSRDVEYLASRDATIMGSRNGHAPIFLWYTLNRKGYRGFQKEVQKCLRNAHYFKDRLVEAGIGAMLNELSSTVVFERPHDEEFVRRWQLACKGNIAHVVVMPNITIEKLNDFLNELLEKRATWFQDGKDQPYCISSDVGEKNCLCALHK from the exons atggttgggAGTGTTAACAGTTTAAACGAGGATTTGAGAATGAACGGAGCAGTTGAACCTTTGCCTGAGGATTTTGACGCAACAGCTTTAATCATGGATCCTGTACCTTCTCCAGTTGTAGACAATGGCAGTGTCAATGAAGAGGTGCAGATCaataaggaaaaagagaaaagattaaTAGTTCTGGGAAGAAATATCCATACCATGTGTCTAGAAGTCACAGAGCCTGATGCAGATGACGAAGTTACAGGGGACCGGGAAGCTTATATGGCTGGTGTGTTGGCCAGATACAAAAGAGCTTTGACTGAAAGGACAAAACACCATTTAG GGTACCCTTATAATTTGGATTTCGATTATGGTGCACTCTCACAACTTCAGCATTTTTCCATAAACAACTTGGGAGATCCATTTATTGAAAGCAACTATGGTGTCCACTCCCGACAGTTTGAAGTTGGTGTTTTGGATTGGTTTGCCCGACTGTGGGAACTGGAGAAAAACGAGTATTGGGGCTATATAACAAACTGTGGTACAGAAGGAAATCTCCATGGCATCCTTGTTGG GAGAGAGGTTTTCCCAGATGGGATTTTGTACGCCTCACGAGAGTCACATTATTCTGTTTTTAAAGCTGCTCGAATGTACAGAATGGAATGTGTGAAGGTTGATACTCTTTGGTCTGGGGAGATTGATTGTGATGATTTCAAGGCCAAGCTTCTTCAAAATCAGGACAAGCCAGCAATTATAAATGTGAACATAG GTACAACTGTGAAAGGAGCTGTGGATGATCTTGATCTTGTCATCAAGAAACTTGAAGAAGCTGGATTTTCACAGGACAGATTCTACATCCATTGTGACGGGGCTTTGTTTGGTCTCATGATGCCTTTCGTGAAAAGA GCTCCAAAAGTTACTTTTAAGAAGCCTATTGGCAGTGTCAGTGTTTCTGGCCACAAATTTGTAGGTTGTCCCATGCCTTGTGGTGTGCAGATAACAAgattgaattatgtgaatgCTCTCTCTAGGGATGTGGAGTATCTTGCATCTAGGGATGCCACGATCATGGGTAGTCGGAACGGTCATGCTCCCATATTCCTTTGGTATACCTTGAATCGGAAAGGATATAGAGGTTTTCAGAAAGAAGTTCAGAAATGCTTGCGAAATGCACACTATTTCAAAGATCGCCTTGTTGAAGCTGGGATTGGTGCAATGCTTAATGAGCTGAGCAGCACAGTTGTGTTTGAGAGGCCACATGATGAGGAATTTGTACGCAGGTGGCAGTTAGCATGCAAGGGGAATATTGCACATGTGGTGGTGATGCCAAACATCACTATTGAGAAGCTGAATGATTTTCTGAACGAGCTTCTGGAGAAGCGTGCTACCTGGTTTCAAGATGGGAAGGATCAGCCTTACTGTATATCGTCGGATGTAGGTGAAAAGAATTGCCTTTGTGCTTTGCACAAGTAA
- the LOC108343183 gene encoding serine decarboxylase 1 isoform X2, translating to MNGAVEPLPEDFDATALIMDPVPSPVVDNGSVNEEVQINKEKEKRLIVLGRNIHTMCLEVTEPDADDEVTGDREAYMAGVLARYKRALTERTKHHLGYPYNLDFDYGALSQLQHFSINNLGDPFIESNYGVHSRQFEVGVLDWFARLWELEKNEYWGYITNCGTEGNLHGILVGREVFPDGILYASRESHYSVFKAARMYRMECVKVDTLWSGEIDCDDFKAKLLQNQDKPAIINVNIGTTVKGAVDDLDLVIKKLEEAGFSQDRFYIHCDGALFGLMMPFVKRAPKVTFKKPIGSVSVSGHKFVGCPMPCGVQITRLNYVNALSRDVEYLASRDATIMGSRNGHAPIFLWYTLNRKGYRGFQKEVQKCLRNAHYFKDRLVEAGIGAMLNELSSTVVFERPHDEEFVRRWQLACKGNIAHVVVMPNITIEKLNDFLNELLEKRATWFQDGKDQPYCISSDVGEKNCLCALHK from the exons ATGAACGGAGCAGTTGAACCTTTGCCTGAGGATTTTGACGCAACAGCTTTAATCATGGATCCTGTACCTTCTCCAGTTGTAGACAATGGCAGTGTCAATGAAGAGGTGCAGATCaataaggaaaaagagaaaagattaaTAGTTCTGGGAAGAAATATCCATACCATGTGTCTAGAAGTCACAGAGCCTGATGCAGATGACGAAGTTACAGGGGACCGGGAAGCTTATATGGCTGGTGTGTTGGCCAGATACAAAAGAGCTTTGACTGAAAGGACAAAACACCATTTAG GGTACCCTTATAATTTGGATTTCGATTATGGTGCACTCTCACAACTTCAGCATTTTTCCATAAACAACTTGGGAGATCCATTTATTGAAAGCAACTATGGTGTCCACTCCCGACAGTTTGAAGTTGGTGTTTTGGATTGGTTTGCCCGACTGTGGGAACTGGAGAAAAACGAGTATTGGGGCTATATAACAAACTGTGGTACAGAAGGAAATCTCCATGGCATCCTTGTTGG GAGAGAGGTTTTCCCAGATGGGATTTTGTACGCCTCACGAGAGTCACATTATTCTGTTTTTAAAGCTGCTCGAATGTACAGAATGGAATGTGTGAAGGTTGATACTCTTTGGTCTGGGGAGATTGATTGTGATGATTTCAAGGCCAAGCTTCTTCAAAATCAGGACAAGCCAGCAATTATAAATGTGAACATAG GTACAACTGTGAAAGGAGCTGTGGATGATCTTGATCTTGTCATCAAGAAACTTGAAGAAGCTGGATTTTCACAGGACAGATTCTACATCCATTGTGACGGGGCTTTGTTTGGTCTCATGATGCCTTTCGTGAAAAGA GCTCCAAAAGTTACTTTTAAGAAGCCTATTGGCAGTGTCAGTGTTTCTGGCCACAAATTTGTAGGTTGTCCCATGCCTTGTGGTGTGCAGATAACAAgattgaattatgtgaatgCTCTCTCTAGGGATGTGGAGTATCTTGCATCTAGGGATGCCACGATCATGGGTAGTCGGAACGGTCATGCTCCCATATTCCTTTGGTATACCTTGAATCGGAAAGGATATAGAGGTTTTCAGAAAGAAGTTCAGAAATGCTTGCGAAATGCACACTATTTCAAAGATCGCCTTGTTGAAGCTGGGATTGGTGCAATGCTTAATGAGCTGAGCAGCACAGTTGTGTTTGAGAGGCCACATGATGAGGAATTTGTACGCAGGTGGCAGTTAGCATGCAAGGGGAATATTGCACATGTGGTGGTGATGCCAAACATCACTATTGAGAAGCTGAATGATTTTCTGAACGAGCTTCTGGAGAAGCGTGCTACCTGGTTTCAAGATGGGAAGGATCAGCCTTACTGTATATCGTCGGATGTAGGTGAAAAGAATTGCCTTTGTGCTTTGCACAAGTAA
- the LOC108342947 gene encoding cytochrome P450 71D10: MVQQNFHFAFICHGRPFTSKVGPFQVYLTNFSDRPNLASARTVTYNNTNIVFSPYGEYWRQVRKICTMELLTIKRVQSFQSIREEEVAELVKKIAASEGCAVNLTQNIYPMTCGVVARAACGKKNRYQQVFISKINEQLKLMGGFSLADLYPSSRVLEMAEKVKFEKVHKETDRVLQDIIDEHRNGSKYEVVEDLVDVLLKCQQENDSESLLTDDNIKAVIKDIFVAGGTSSSVVEWGMSELIRNPRVMEKAQAEVRIVYGKKGYVNETELQKLIYLKSIIKETLRLHPPVPLLVPRESRERCEINGYEIPSKTRVIINAWAIGRNAEYWTEAESFKPERFLNNCIDFKGADFAFIPFGGGRRICPGITFAIANIELPLAQLLYHFDWKLPNNMKNEELDMTESGGITLRRKHDLCLIPITHQT, translated from the exons ATGGTGCAGCAAAACTTTCATTTTGCTTTCATATGTCACGGCCGCCCATTTACTAGCAAGGTAGGGCCATTTCAAGTTTATCTAACAAATTTCTCTGATAGGCCAAACCTTGCATCGGCTAGAACAGTTACTTACAACAATACGAATATAGTCTTCTCTCCATATGGAGAATATTGGAGACAAGTACGAAAGATATGCACAATGGAGCTACTGACGATAAAGCGAGTGCAATCTTTTCAGTCCATAAGGGAAGAGGAGGTGGCAGAACTGGTTAAGAAAATAGCTGCAAGTGAAGGCTGTGCTGTTAATCTCACCCAGAACATTTACCCGATGACTTGCGGAGTAGTCGCACGAGCGGCTTGTGGTAAAAAAAACAGATATCAACAAGTGTTCATTTCAAAGATTAATGAGCAATTGAAGCTCATGGGAGGGTTTTCGCTAGCTGATCTCTATCCTTCTAGCAGAGTGCTTGAAATGGCGGAGAAGGTGAAGTTTGAGAAAGTTCACAAAGAGACTGACAGGGTTTTGCAAGACATCATCGACGAACACAGAAATGGAAGCAAGTATGAAGTAGTGGAAGATCTGGTTGATGTTCTTCTCAAGTGTCAACAGGAAAACGATTCTGAAAGTCTCTTAACTGATGACAACATTAAAGCGGTCATCAAG GACATATTCGTGGCTGGAGGCACTTCATCTTCCGTAGTGGAATGGGGGATGTCAGAATTGATAAGAAACCCAAGGGTGATGGAAAAAGCACAAGCTGAGGTGAGAATAGTGTATGGTAAGAAGGGATATGTGAATGAGACCGAATTACAGAAATTGATATACTTGAAGTCCATAATCAAAGAAACATTGAGGTTGCACCCACCTGTACCATTGTTAGTTCCGAGAGAAAGTAGAGAAAGGTGTGAAATCAATGGGTATGAGATACCCTCTAAGACAAGGGTAATTATCAATGCTTGGGCAATTGGAAGAAATGCTGAGTATTGGACTGAAGCTGAGAGTTTCAAACCTGAAAGGTTTCTCAATAACTGTATCGATTTCAAAGGTGCAGACTTTGCATTTATCCCATTTGGTGGTGGAAGAAGGATCTGCCCAGGCATTACATTTGCCATCGCAAACATTGAGTTGCCACTTGCTCAGTTACTTTACCATTTTGATTGGAAGCTTCCGAACAATATGAAGAATGAAGAACTTGACATGACCGAGTCGGGAGGAATTACTCTCAGAAGAAAACATGACCTCTGCTTGATCCCCATCACTCATCAAACTTAA
- the LOC108342946 gene encoding cytochrome P450 71D10, which translates to MVMDVHHYHPFSVYFIASILFVFFILYKLVQSWSSSNSSSNLPPGPTTLPLIGNLHQLVGSLPHHSLKLLADKYGPLMHLKLGEVSNIIVTSPDIAQEVLKTHDVNFSDRPNLASARTVSYNNTNIVFSPYGEYWRQVRKICTVELLTTKRVQSFQSIREEEMVELVKKIAASEGCAVNLTQNIFPMTYGIAARAAFGKKSRYQQVFISKIEEQLKLMGGFSLADLYPSSRVLEIAERVKFEKIHKEIDRVLQDIIEEHRNRSKCEVVEDLVDVLLKYQQENDSESLLTDDNIKAVIQDIFIGGGETSSSVVEWGMSELIRNPRVMEKAQAEVRRVYGKKGYVDETELQKLIYLKSIIKETLRLHPPVPLLVPRESRERCEINGYEIPSKTRVIINAWAIGRNAEYWTEAESFKPERFLNNCIDFKGADFAFIPFGGGRRICPGITFAIPNIELPLAQLLYHFDWKLPNNMRNEELDMIESGGITLRRKHDLYLIPITHQT; encoded by the exons ATGGTCATGGATGTTCACCACTACCACCCTTTCTCTGTTTACTTCATTGCTTCCATtctctttgttttcttcatctTATACAAATTAGTTCAAAGCTGGAGTTCAAGCAACTCCTCTAGCAATTTACCTCCAGGACCTACGACACTGCCTCTCATAGGGAACTTGCATCAGTTGGTAGGTTCATTGCCACATCACTCCTTAAAACTTTTGGCAGATAAGTACGGACCGTTAATGCACCTGAAACTAGGAGAGGTATCCAACATCATAGTCACTTCACCGGATATAGCCCAAGAGGTTCTGAAAACAcatgatgttaatttttctgatAGGCCAAACCTTGCATCGGCTAGAACAGTTTCTTACAACAATACCAACATAGTCTTCTCTCCATATGGAGAATATTGGAGACAGGTACGAAAGATATGCACGGTGGAGCTACTAACGACAAAGCGAGTGCAATCTTTTCAGTCCATAAGGGAAGAGGAGATGGTAGAACTGGTTAAGAAAATAGCTGCAAGTGAAGGCTGTGCTGTTAATCTCACCCAGAACATTTTCCCGATGACTTACGGAATAGCGGCACGAGCGGCTTTTGGTAAAAAAAGCAGATATCAGCAAGTTTTCATTTCAAAGATTGAGGAGCAATTGAAACTCATGGGAGGGTTTTCGCTAGCTGATCTCTATCCTTCTAGCAGAGTGCTTGAAATAGCGGAGAGGGTAAAGTTTGAGAAAATTCACAAAGAGATTGACAGGGTTTTGCAAGACATCATCGAGGAACACAGAAATAGAAGCAAGTGTGAAGTAGTGGAAGATCTGGTCGATGTTCTTCTCAAGTATCAACAGGAAAACGATTCTGAAAGTCTCTTAACTGATGACAACATTAAAGCGGTCATCCAG GACATATTCATCGGTGGAGGAGAGACTTCATCTTCCGTAGTGGAATGGGGGATGTCAGAATTGATAAGAAACCCAAGGGTGATGGAAAAAGCACAAGCTGAGGTGAGAAGAGTGTACGGTAAGAAGGGATACGTGGATGAGACAGAATTACAGAAATTGATATACTTGAAGTCCATAATCAAAGAAACATTGAGGTTGCACCCACCTGTACCATTGTTGGTTCCGAGAGAAAGTAGAGAAAGGTGTGAAATCAATGGGTATGAGATACCCTCTAAGACAAGGGTAATCATCAATGCTTGGGCAATTGGAAGAAATGCTGAGTATTGGACTGAAGCTGAGAGTTTCAAACCTGAAAGGTTTCTCAATAACTGTATCGATTTCAAAGGTGCAGACTTTGCATTTATCCCATTTGGTGGTGGAAGAAGGATCTGCCCAGGCATCACATTTGCCATCCCGAACATTGAGTTGCCACTTGCTCAGTTACTTTACCATTTTGATTGGAAGCTTCCCAACAATATGAGGAATGAAGAACTTGATATGATCGAGTCGGGAGGAATTACTCTCAGAAGAAAACATGACCTCTACTTGATCCCCATCACTCATCAAACTTAA